Proteins encoded by one window of Arcobacter sp. LA11:
- a CDS encoding NuoM family protein, with the protein MSANILSFIIFIPAVIAFGLMITTKHVETVRNIAFLTTTVILALVLKIYIDFEPSAGMQFVTNVPWIASYGINYYIGVDGFSLTILMMIAILIPTAYLLLWEGRTKGYWINMLLVQTGVTGTLLALDVILFYFFWEVMLLPVFLMIGIYGFGEKIFTTIKVTVYTMAGSLLMFVAILYLGVAYHNEFGIWSFQYDNLTNITILTYSEKMWLFLAFLSAFAIKIPIFPLHTWIMETYKNAPTGAVFLLSSIMAKLGVYAIVRFLIPIFPEIYIEFSTWFVFIGLFGLIYFGIAALMQDDIKRMFAYSSASHLSFIAAGIFSLNAFGINGALYLIIAHAIATGALFLLVGLIHDETGYKTIKDLGGLAKGAPIFTTIFAIMLFANVGLPGTNGFVSELLIIFGIYEFNHTLGYISALTVIIGASYMLWMFQRAILQDRVGEPLKFRDLKIKEIVGLAPWVFLVFLMGIYPDVFIDKFEPTVTHYLNDILQIGATK; encoded by the coding sequence ATGAGTGCAAATATTTTATCATTTATTATCTTTATACCAGCAGTTATTGCTTTTGGTTTAATGATTACTACGAAACACGTAGAGACAGTTAGAAATATTGCATTTTTAACTACAACAGTTATATTAGCACTTGTACTTAAAATTTACATTGATTTTGAACCAAGTGCAGGTATGCAATTTGTTACAAATGTACCATGGATTGCTTCATATGGTATTAATTATTATATTGGTGTTGATGGTTTCTCATTAACTATTTTAATGATGATTGCAATATTAATTCCTACTGCATATCTATTATTATGGGAAGGTAGAACAAAAGGATATTGGATTAATATGCTTCTTGTTCAAACTGGTGTTACAGGAACACTATTAGCATTAGATGTTATTCTATTCTATTTCTTCTGGGAAGTAATGCTTTTACCTGTATTCTTAATGATTGGTATCTATGGATTTGGTGAAAAAATCTTTACAACAATTAAAGTAACTGTATATACAATGGCTGGTTCTTTATTAATGTTCGTAGCTATTTTATACCTAGGAGTTGCTTATCATAATGAGTTTGGAATTTGGTCTTTCCAATATGATAACTTAACTAATATAACTATCTTAACTTATAGTGAAAAAATGTGGTTATTTTTAGCATTCCTTTCGGCATTTGCTATTAAGATTCCAATATTCCCATTACATACATGGATTATGGAAACGTATAAAAATGCTCCAACTGGTGCTGTTTTCTTATTATCTTCTATTATGGCAAAACTTGGGGTATATGCAATAGTTAGATTCTTAATTCCAATTTTTCCTGAGATTTATATAGAATTCTCAACATGGTTTGTATTTATTGGATTATTTGGTCTTATTTACTTTGGTATTGCTGCACTTATGCAAGATGATATTAAAAGAATGTTTGCTTATTCTTCTGCATCGCATTTAAGTTTTATAGCAGCAGGTATCTTCTCACTTAATGCCTTTGGTATTAATGGAGCTTTATATTTAATTATTGCTCATGCAATTGCAACTGGTGCTTTATTCTTACTAGTTGGTTTAATTCATGATGAAACAGGATATAAAACTATTAAAGATTTAGGTGGACTTGCTAAAGGTGCACCAATATTTACTACAATTTTTGCAATTATGCTTTTTGCAAATGTTGGATTACCAGGAACAAATGGTTTTGTTTCTGAATTATTAATTATCTTTGGTATTTATGAATTTAACCACACTCTAGGATATATTTCAGCTCTTACAGTTATTATTGGTGCTTCATATATGTTATGGATGTTCCAAAGAGCAATTTTACAAGATAGAGTTGGTGAACCACTTAAATTTAGAGACTTAAAAATTAAAGAAATTGTTGGATTAGCACCTTGGGTTTTTCTTGTATTCTTAATGGGTATTTATCCAGATGTATTTATAGATAAATTTGAGCCAACAGTTACTCATTATTTAAATGATATTTTACAAATCGGAGCAACAAAATGA
- a CDS encoding citrate synthase: MAKNTFTLTDNRDGKSYEYDIISGTRGPDVVDIRSFYKDSGMFTYDPGYTSTASCDSKITFIDGENSELRYRGIDIADLAGKHSYLDVCYLLMRGRLPNPEESKGFDLEIRHRSFVHEGLIRIFDAFPDHAHPMATLGAAVMALSTFYKEHLNLEDEDQFKEMRRRIVAKMPTIAAMAYRNSIGVPMIYPDVDRYFTENFLYMMRAYPGGKMKNLGDGLNDEIKQVEVDALDAIFTLHADHEQNASTTTVRAVGSTEAHPYVSIASGIAALWGSAHGGANEKVMDQLKLIGDVKNVPTYIAKAKDRNDPFRLMGFGHRVYKNRDPRAESLKGLQDKLREELNLDSQLLDVAAAVEKAALSDDYFKDRGLYPNIDFYSGVILTALKIPVEMFTPIFVIGRTVGWITQWSELKQDPTAKIARPRQLYTGK; this comes from the coding sequence ATGGCGAAAAATACTTTTACGTTAACAGATAACAGAGATGGTAAATCGTATGAGTACGATATTATTAGTGGAACAAGAGGTCCTGATGTTGTAGATATCAGATCTTTCTACAAAGATTCAGGTATGTTTACTTACGACCCTGGTTATACTTCTACTGCTTCTTGTGATTCTAAAATCACATTTATTGATGGAGAAAACTCTGAACTTAGATACAGAGGTATTGATATTGCGGATTTAGCAGGTAAACACTCTTACTTAGATGTTTGTTATTTATTAATGAGAGGTAGATTACCAAATCCTGAAGAGTCAAAAGGTTTTGATTTAGAGATTAGACATAGATCTTTTGTACATGAAGGTTTAATTAGAATTTTTGATGCATTTCCTGACCATGCACATCCAATGGCAACACTTGGTGCGGCAGTTATGGCATTATCAACATTTTACAAAGAGCACTTAAACTTAGAAGACGAAGACCAATTTAAAGAAATGAGAAGAAGAATTGTTGCAAAAATGCCAACAATTGCGGCGATGGCTTATAGAAACTCAATTGGTGTTCCAATGATTTATCCAGATGTAGATAGATACTTCACTGAAAACTTCTTATACATGATGAGAGCTTATCCAGGTGGTAAGATGAAAAATCTTGGAGATGGATTAAATGATGAAATCAAACAAGTAGAAGTTGATGCGTTAGATGCTATCTTTACTTTACATGCTGATCATGAACAAAATGCTTCTACTACAACAGTTAGAGCTGTTGGTTCAACTGAAGCACATCCATATGTATCAATTGCATCTGGTATTGCTGCATTATGGGGTTCTGCTCATGGTGGAGCTAATGAAAAAGTAATGGATCAATTAAAATTAATTGGTGATGTTAAAAACGTACCAACTTATATTGCGAAAGCTAAAGATAGAAATGACCCATTTAGACTTATGGGATTTGGACATAGAGTTTATAAAAACAGAGATCCAAGAGCTGAGTCATTAAAAGGTTTACAAGATAAATTAAGAGAAGAATTAAATCTTGATTCTCAATTATTAGATGTAGCAGCAGCAGTTGAAAAAGCAGCATTAAGTGATGATTATTTTAAAGATAGAGGTTTATACCCAAATATTGACTTCTATTCAGGTGTTATTTTAACAGCTCTTAAAATTCCAGTAGAGATGTTTACACCAATCTTTGTTATAGGTAGAACAGTAGGATGGATTACTCAATGGTCTGAGTTAAAACAAGATCCAACTGCAAAAATTGCAAGACCTAGACAATTATATACAGGTAAATAA
- a CDS encoding NADH-quinone oxidoreductase subunit J codes for MSNLIFIALSFLAIMGGIMMLVYKNPMYSALGLLVSILAVAGLFALLNATFLFMVQIIVYAGAIMTLILFLLMFLNIKEENLPKEPKKYFLIGIGALVMIPFNVVILKAVSNLPNADMNIKEGDFGDIKPIGLQLYNDWILSFELVSILLLVALVGSIVLAKRKKTNKENS; via the coding sequence ATGAGTAATTTAATTTTTATTGCCCTTAGTTTTTTAGCAATAATGGGTGGAATTATGATGTTAGTATATAAAAACCCAATGTATTCAGCACTGGGATTATTAGTATCTATTTTAGCAGTAGCGGGACTATTTGCACTATTAAATGCAACTTTCCTTTTTATGGTTCAAATTATTGTATATGCTGGTGCGATTATGACATTGATTTTATTTTTACTAATGTTTCTTAATATTAAAGAAGAAAATCTTCCTAAAGAGCCCAAAAAATACTTCTTAATTGGTATTGGAGCACTAGTAATGATTCCTTTTAATGTTGTAATATTAAAAGCTGTTTCAAACTTACCAAATGCAGATATGAATATTAAAGAAGGTGATTTTGGAGATATTAAGCCAATTGGACTTCAATTATACAATGACTGGATTTTATCATTTGAACTTGTTTCAATTTTATTGCTAGTTGCACTTGTAGGTTCAATAGTATTAGCAAAAAGAAAAAAAACAAATAAGGAAAATTCATGA
- the nuoK gene encoding NADH-quinone oxidoreductase subunit NuoK, which translates to MISLTSYAFVSMILFSIGVIGVIARRNIFVIYMSIELMLNGVNLFLVTFARYHFNMDPQIITIMVISIAAAEAAIFLSVIILLYRSKKSLDTDIFTSLSQGEKA; encoded by the coding sequence ATGATTAGTTTAACATCATATGCTTTTGTTTCTATGATTCTTTTTTCTATTGGAGTTATAGGAGTTATTGCAAGAAGAAATATTTTTGTAATTTATATGTCAATAGAATTAATGTTAAACGGAGTTAATCTATTTTTAGTAACATTTGCAAGATATCATTTTAATATGGATCCACAGATTATAACTATTATGGTAATTTCAATTGCTGCTGCGGAAGCTGCAATTTTTCTTTCTGTAATTATTCTTTTATACAGATCTAAAAAATCACTTGATACGGATATCTTTACATCATTATCACAAGGAGAGAAAGCATGA
- the nuoL gene encoding NADH-quinone oxidoreductase subunit L, with product MIDTSLLVWIILAPLLGAILNGGIYFYHIKKKPVPQLVFSIIGTGTPLIAFLITLSLFLNMVEGGITYKQELFTWLSIDSLHITMGFLGDNLAIFMSMFVTFVGWLIHIYAIGYMTGDNGFGKFFAYFNLFLSSMLILVLADNPVILFIGWEGVGVCSYLLIAFYYNNKDNVIAGNKAFIANRVGDFGFILGIITLFFALGEVNLSFTSLEANISNASTGLLLLSGFLLFVGAMGKSAQIPLYVWLPDAMAGPTPISALIHAATMVTAGVYMVARFHFLYSGIEEIGTFIAYIGAFSALLAAVIATRQTDIKKILAYSTMSQLGYMFIAVGLGFYSSGLFHVFTHAFFKAMLFMGAGGMIIALHHEQNIFKMAQHRAQLPIIKATFFIGVLAISGVPFLSGFFSKDAILAAAFQEGQYLIWIIAMFTAFLTAFYMFRMFFILFIAPNKHLENYVYTSKTITFPLVILAMGAIGAGYLNLPTVLGGEHMVDTWLAMLNSNKIHMSHLTEWILMILSVAVASAGIFVAYKKYSEFDVFKPEEETGLIGNKFYVDELYDRIFVQFSKKVSTFIDKTLDDKIIDGFIMGTCNQFITFGKKVAALQNANVRFYATFMLVGMSCVFVYLYISLGL from the coding sequence ATGATAGATACTTCACTGTTAGTATGGATTATCTTAGCTCCTTTATTAGGTGCTATATTAAATGGTGGAATTTATTTTTATCATATTAAGAAAAAACCTGTTCCCCAATTAGTATTCTCTATTATTGGTACAGGGACTCCTCTTATTGCTTTTTTAATTACACTTAGTCTGTTTTTAAATATGGTAGAAGGTGGGATTACATATAAACAAGAACTTTTTACTTGGTTAAGTATTGATAGTTTACATATTACTATGGGATTCTTAGGAGATAACTTAGCTATTTTCATGTCTATGTTTGTAACTTTTGTAGGATGGTTAATTCATATTTATGCAATTGGATATATGACAGGAGATAATGGATTTGGTAAATTCTTTGCTTACTTTAACCTATTTTTATCATCTATGTTAATTTTAGTATTAGCCGATAATCCTGTAATTTTATTTATTGGATGGGAAGGTGTTGGAGTTTGTTCTTATTTACTAATTGCTTTTTATTACAATAATAAAGATAATGTAATTGCTGGAAACAAAGCATTTATTGCAAATAGAGTTGGCGACTTTGGATTCATTTTAGGTATTATCACATTATTCTTTGCTTTAGGAGAAGTAAACTTAAGTTTTACGTCACTTGAAGCAAATATATCTAATGCCTCAACAGGATTACTTCTATTATCAGGCTTCTTACTATTTGTAGGAGCGATGGGAAAATCAGCACAAATTCCATTATATGTGTGGCTTCCAGATGCAATGGCTGGACCTACGCCAATTTCAGCACTTATTCATGCTGCAACAATGGTAACAGCCGGTGTATATATGGTCGCAAGATTTCATTTCTTATATTCAGGGATTGAAGAAATTGGTACATTTATTGCATATATTGGTGCATTTTCAGCATTATTAGCAGCAGTTATTGCAACAAGACAAACAGATATTAAAAAAATTCTTGCATATTCAACTATGTCTCAATTAGGTTATATGTTTATAGCTGTTGGACTTGGTTTTTATTCATCTGGTTTATTCCATGTATTTACACATGCATTCTTTAAAGCGATGCTATTCATGGGTGCAGGGGGTATGATTATTGCCTTACATCATGAACAAAATATTTTTAAAATGGCACAACACAGAGCACAATTACCTATTATTAAAGCTACATTCTTTATTGGTGTATTAGCAATTTCAGGTGTTCCATTCCTTTCTGGTTTCTTCTCTAAAGATGCAATCTTAGCAGCAGCATTCCAAGAAGGACAATATCTAATCTGGATTATTGCAATGTTCACTGCATTTTTAACTGCATTTTATATGTTTAGAATGTTCTTTATTTTATTTATTGCACCAAATAAACACTTAGAAAATTATGTATATACATCTAAAACTATTACTTTTCCACTTGTAATTCTTGCAATGGGAGCAATAGGAGCTGGTTATTTAAATCTGCCTACAGTATTAGGTGGAGAGCATATGGTTGATACTTGGTTAGCAATGTTAAATTCAAATAAAATTCATATGTCACATTTAACAGAATGGATTCTGATGATTTTATCTGTAGCCGTAGCATCAGCAGGTATATTTGTTGCATACAAGAAATACTCTGAATTTGATGTATTTAAACCAGAAGAAGAGACCGGTCTAATTGGAAACAAATTCTATGTTGATGAATTATACGACAGAATATTTGTTCAATTTTCTAAAAAAGTTTCAACTTTTATTGATAAAACTTTAGATGATAAAATTATTGATGGCTTTATTATGGGAACTTGTAACCAGTTTATCACTTTTGGTAAAAAAGTTGCAGCATTACAAAATGCAAACGTAAGATTTTACGCAACCTTCATGTTAGTTGGTATGAGTTGTGTATTTGTTTATTTATATATTTCTTTAGGACTATAA
- a CDS encoding NADH-quinone oxidoreductase subunit I, with protein MGIKIVPRHGKSLKDRLYIPAIFGGMKTTFTHFKENLGDVSKLKTMQYPEVQPDDITDRYRGVHRLTKWEDESEKCVACYMCATACPAQCIFIEAEERFDEVAEKRPKEFKIDLLECVFCGYCVEACPCDAIRMDTGIFSFTASKREDFVLDKKHLMANERSKDFDNE; from the coding sequence ATGGGAATTAAAATTGTACCAAGACATGGAAAGTCGTTAAAAGATAGATTATATATCCCAGCAATTTTTGGAGGAATGAAAACAACTTTCACTCACTTCAAAGAAAATTTAGGTGATGTATCAAAACTAAAAACTATGCAATATCCAGAAGTTCAACCTGATGATATTACAGATAGATATAGGGGAGTTCATCGTCTAACTAAATGGGAAGATGAAAGTGAAAAATGTGTTGCGTGCTATATGTGTGCAACAGCTTGTCCAGCTCAATGTATTTTTATTGAAGCTGAAGAAAGATTTGATGAAGTAGCAGAAAAAAGACCTAAAGAGTTCAAAATTGATTTACTTGAGTGTGTATTTTGTGGATATTGTGTAGAAGCTTGTCCATGTGATGCAATTAGAATGGATACTGGTATCTTTAGTTTTACAGCTAGTAAAAGAGAAGATTTTGTATTAGATAAAAAACACTTAATGGCAAATGAACGTTCAAAGGATTTTGATAATGAGTAA
- a CDS encoding complex I subunit 1 family protein codes for MNTASIVIIIVNILLAKILAVGTTPIMVWWERRVAGFIQDRTGPNRCDIGGIRLGGLIQAIADMLKLVFKEDFTPSHIKYKFLYTIAPAIVFIASFLTFAVIPFADDLVIDGQSQMMQAIPTTLGIMWFLAFAGLSVFGIILGGYSSENKYGLLGGIRASAQVISYEAAMALSIISILLTYGSIHLGDMVHAQSGVIFGFIPAWGIFMQPLAALIFIVTAFAETNRTPFDIAEGESEIVAGYHTEYSAMRFGLFQVGEYAAMSASSAIIVTLFFGGYNLPWIDTVMLKDNMNIVAIVLLVLLPIKAYFLTKWMNKNYDWLDANDKRQREKNILVKGFLGITAILMIGMVLILVAGLGENGTNIAVAIIQIGTFIAKFFMMSLVFIWIRWTLLRFRYDQLQMLGWKVLIPLSILNIVITAIFVVATGS; via the coding sequence ATGAATACAGCTTCAATAGTAATTATTATTGTAAATATACTTCTTGCCAAAATCCTAGCTGTTGGAACTACTCCAATTATGGTTTGGTGGGAAAGAAGAGTCGCAGGTTTTATCCAAGATAGAACTGGGCCAAACAGATGTGATATTGGTGGGATTAGACTTGGTGGTTTAATTCAAGCAATTGCAGATATGTTAAAACTTGTTTTTAAAGAGGACTTTACTCCTTCACATATTAAATATAAATTTCTATATACAATTGCACCAGCAATTGTTTTTATTGCATCATTTTTAACATTTGCGGTTATTCCATTTGCTGATGATCTTGTTATTGACGGACAGAGTCAAATGATGCAAGCTATTCCTACAACACTTGGAATTATGTGGTTTTTAGCATTTGCTGGTCTTTCAGTATTTGGTATTATTTTAGGTGGTTATTCATCTGAAAATAAATATGGTTTACTAGGTGGAATTAGAGCATCAGCTCAAGTTATTTCATATGAGGCTGCTATGGCACTATCAATTATTTCAATATTACTAACTTATGGTTCAATTCATTTAGGTGATATGGTACATGCACAAAGTGGAGTTATTTTTGGATTTATTCCAGCATGGGGAATTTTTATGCAACCATTAGCTGCATTAATTTTTATTGTTACTGCTTTTGCTGAAACAAATAGAACTCCATTTGATATTGCTGAAGGTGAATCAGAAATTGTTGCAGGTTATCACACTGAATACTCAGCTATGAGATTTGGTTTATTCCAAGTAGGTGAATATGCGGCAATGTCAGCTTCCTCTGCAATTATTGTAACACTATTCTTTGGTGGTTATAACTTACCATGGATTGATACGGTAATGTTAAAAGATAACATGAATATCGTTGCAATTGTTTTATTAGTTTTACTACCAATAAAAGCATATTTTTTAACTAAATGGATGAATAAAAACTACGATTGGTTAGATGCAAATGATAAAAGACAAAGAGAAAAGAACATTCTTGTAAAAGGATTTTTAGGAATCACTGCAATATTAATGATTGGAATGGTTTTGATCTTAGTTGCTGGACTTGGAGAAAATGGAACTAACATAGCTGTAGCAATTATTCAAATTGGAACATTTATTGCAAAATTCTTTATGATGAGTTTAGTATTCATTTGGATTAGATGGACATTACTAAGATTTAGATATGACCAATTACAAATGTTAGGTTGGAAAGTATTAATTCCATTATCTATTTTAAATATCGTAATTACTGCTATATTCGTTGTAGCAACAGGAAGTTAA
- a CDS encoding 2Fe-2S iron-sulfur cluster-binding protein: MSELVKLSINGNETEAEKGSLLIDALLDREVHIPHFCYHQALGKDGNCRMCMVEIEGQKRPQIACDTPIKEGMIVRTVGENIEKVRRDILELELINHPIDCPTCDQAGECKLQDYYMESGFYDSRVEVDDKVTARKRIELGSNVMLDQERCVLCTRCVRFCSDITGTNELGVINRADHSTIGIFPGRPLSNPYAMNVVDLCPVGALTSQDFRFKQRVWFLETFDAICNGCSRGCNITVDHRKEKYKDDQIFRFKPRANKEVNGWFMCDEGRLSYKNEGENRFVTPLINSTETVFDNTVTKTFKLLTEEKNILFVLDPGLSLEEMQNTKNLAKVLNANITGYSPQHIDESFGDDYLKKNDRSANRAAFKELDISEDEKDFNAFVDKASLVVILNNNYFDNNLNLLENKKVISCFSHKCETINKSDVAIPTASFYEKSGTYINFGGTKQKVISKMKKNRPMESITSIIEHIKTMVDKGNL; the protein is encoded by the coding sequence ATGAGTGAACTTGTTAAACTATCAATAAATGGGAATGAAACTGAGGCAGAAAAGGGTAGTCTATTAATAGATGCCCTTCTGGACAGAGAAGTACACATTCCTCATTTTTGCTATCACCAAGCATTAGGAAAAGATGGAAACTGTAGAATGTGTATGGTTGAAATCGAAGGTCAAAAAAGACCACAAATTGCGTGTGATACTCCTATTAAAGAAGGAATGATTGTAAGAACAGTAGGTGAAAATATCGAAAAAGTTAGAAGAGATATTTTAGAACTGGAACTTATTAATCATCCTATTGACTGTCCTACATGTGATCAAGCAGGTGAATGTAAACTGCAAGATTACTATATGGAATCAGGTTTTTATGATTCTAGAGTAGAAGTTGATGATAAAGTTACTGCAAGAAAAAGAATCGAACTTGGAAGCAATGTTATGCTTGACCAAGAAAGATGTGTTCTTTGTACAAGATGTGTAAGATTTTGTTCAGATATTACAGGAACAAATGAGTTAGGTGTTATTAATAGAGCTGACCACTCTACAATTGGTATTTTCCCAGGACGTCCATTAAGTAATCCATATGCGATGAACGTTGTAGATTTATGTCCAGTTGGAGCACTTACATCTCAAGATTTTAGATTTAAACAAAGAGTATGGTTTTTAGAAACTTTTGATGCAATTTGTAATGGTTGTTCAAGAGGATGTAATATTACAGTAGACCATAGAAAAGAAAAATATAAAGATGATCAAATCTTTAGATTTAAGCCAAGAGCAAATAAAGAAGTTAATGGATGGTTTATGTGTGATGAGGGAAGATTGTCATACAAAAATGAAGGTGAAAATAGATTTGTTACGCCTTTAATAAATTCAACGGAAACTGTTTTTGATAACACAGTTACAAAAACATTTAAACTATTAACTGAAGAAAAAAACATTTTATTTGTATTAGACCCAGGTCTTTCTCTAGAAGAGATGCAAAATACAAAAAATTTAGCAAAAGTATTAAATGCTAATATAACAGGATATTCACCACAACATATTGATGAATCTTTTGGTGATGACTATTTAAAGAAAAATGATAGAAGTGCAAATAGAGCTGCATTTAAAGAATTAGATATAAGTGAAGATGAAAAAGATTTCAATGCATTTGTTGATAAAGCATCATTAGTAGTTATTTTAAACAATAATTATTTTGATAACAACTTAAATTTATTAGAAAATAAAAAAGTAATAAGCTGTTTCTCTCATAAATGTGAAACTATTAATAAATCTGATGTTGCAATTCCAACTGCATCGTTTTATGAAAAAAGTGGAACATATATAAACTTTGGAGGAACAAAACAAAAAGTAATTTCAAAAATGAAGAAAAATAGACCTATGGAATCTATTACTTCAATTATAGAACACATTAAAACTATGGTAGATAAAGGTAATCTATGA